The DNA region ATCACGCCTTCAATCATCGTGTCATTCCTTTTTCTGGCCGATCATTCCCAATCCAGCGCACCCTTTTTCCACTCGTAGGCAAAGCCCACGACCAGGATGGCGAGAAAGATCACGACGGCAACGAACCCCGCCAATCCCACCTCTTGCAGCGACACAGCCCAAGGGAAGAGGAAGGCGATTTCCAGATCGAAAAGAATGAAGAGGATGGCGACGAGGTAGTAGCGCACATCGAACTTCATGCGCGCATCTTCAAAGGCTTCGAAGCCACACTCGTAGGGAGAATTCTTGGCCGCATCCGGGCGGTTGGGACCGAGGAAATAGCCCAGTGCCAGAGGAACGACGCCGACACCGATGCCGACCAAGATAAACAGAAGGACGGGGAGGTATTGATCGAGGTTCATCTGGAGGATGTGTCACCGCTGAGACCACCCTCCGCATGCCCCGAACGGGACACGAGAGGGCAATCTTTTTATATTGGTGCCGTCGGCGAGACTCGAACTCGCACAGCTTTCGCCACTACCCCCTCAAGATAGCGTGTCTACCAATTTCACCACGACGGCTGTTTTGTGCATCTGGATGGCATGAGGACCCGAAGGTTTTGGCTTTCCAGACAATCCGTGATTCTACTCCGGAAATACCCCGAGGTCGAAGGCGCCGGGGTAAATCGGATCAGTTTATTTGGTCGGGATTTGCGCGGCTCCAGAGGCCGGCTGCGCAGGTGCCGGAGGCACGGCCGACGAGACATCGGGGGCCGGCACGGAGGCTGCTGGAGCAGCGCCTGCAGGCACCGCAGCAGCCGGGCCTTCGAGCACGCTGCCGGTGCTGGCCGGGCGGACGTTGCCGAAGTAGGCCAAGGCCAGCGTCGCCACGAAGAACACCGCAGCCAGGACGGCCGTGGTGCGCGACAGGAAGTTGGCACTGCCGCTGGCGCCGAACAGGCTGCCGGAACTGCCACTGCCGAAGGCGGCACCCATGTCCGCCCCCTTGCCATGCTGGATCAGGATCAGGCCGATCATGGCCAGGGCGGTCAGCATCTGCACTGCCAGAATCACGTTCACTACTGCGTTCATTCTCGAATCACTCCTGATGTAATTGCTTGCCTGCGGTCCGCTCAAGCGGCCGCAGCGATGATCTGTAGAAAGTCGGCGGCCTTCAGCGAAGCGCCTCCCACCAGGCCGCCGTCGATGTCCGGCTGGGCCAGCAGTTGCGCGGCATTGGCCGCATTCATGCTGCCGCCGTACAGCAGCGGAATCCGGTCGGCCTTCTCGCTGGCGGCAGCCAGCTGCGCACGCAGCACGGCATGGACCAGTTGGGCCTGCTCCGGCGTGGCAGTGCGGCCCGTGCCGATGGCCCAGACCGGCTCGTACGCCACCACGATTTCGCTGATGCAATGGCCGTTGAGGTGAATCACCGCCGCCAGCTGACGCTTGACCACGGTCTCGGTCTCCCCCGCCTCGCGCTCCGCCAGGGTCTCGCCCACGCACACGATGGGCGCGACACCCGCGGCCAGGGCGCGCTGCGCCTTGGCTGCGACGACGTCGTCGGTTTCGCCGTGGTACTGGCGCCGCTCGGAATGGCCGACCAGCGCGTAGCGCACCCCGAATTCGCGCAGCATCGTCGCCGACACCTCGCCGGTGAAGGCGCCCGATTCATGCTGCGACACGTCCTGCGCCGCCACGGCGATGGAGGTGCCCGCGGCCAGCGCCTGCACCTGTGCAAGATAGGGCGCCGGCACGGCCACGGCCACGTCGCACGCAGGCTGGCCCAGGCCATCACGCAGCGCCGTCAGCAAGGCCTCGTTGGCGGCCAGGCCGCCGTTCATCTTCCAATTGCCGGCAATGAGTTTCTTTTTCATGCTGTCCACGTCAAAACAATCTTGCCAATGTGCTGATTCGACTCCATGAGCGTATGCGCCTGGGCCGCCTCGGAAGCAGGAAAGGTGCTGTGGATAACCGGGCGCACCGCACCCGATGTCAGCAGCGGCCAGACCTGTTCGCGCAGCGCCTGCGCAATCGCGCCCTTGAAGGCCACGGGACGCGGCCGCAGGGTCGAGCCCGTGATCACCAGCCGGCGGCGCAGCACCAGGCCGGCGTTGAAGTCCGACTTCACGCCGCCCTGCACCGCAATGATCACCAGCCGGCCATCCTCGGCCAGGCATTCGACATCACGGGCCACATAGTCGCCCGCGACCATGTCGAGCACCACGTCCACCCCCCTGCGCTGCGTGATGCGCTGCACTTCGGCAACGAAATCCTGGGTCTTGTAGTTGATCGCATGGTGCGCGCCCAGCGCCAGGCAGGCGGCGCATTTGTCGTCGCTGCCCGCCGTGACGATCACCGTGGCGCCGCGTGCGCGTGCCAGCTGTATCGCCGTCACGCCGATGCCGCTGCTGCCGCCCTGCACCAGCAGGGTCTCTCCCGCCTGCAGGCGGCCGCGGTCGAAGACATTGCTCCAGACGGTGAAGAACGTCTCCGGCAGCGAAGCCGCTTCGACGTCGCTCAGTCCGGCAGGCACTGGAAGGCACTGCGCCACCGGTGCGACGCACCACTCGGCATAGCCGCCACCAGCCAGCAACGCGCAGACCCGGTCGCCCACGCGCAGGCCCGCCTGGGCCATGGCGTCGGCGTCACCGGATTCGATCACGCCAGAGACTTCTAGGCCGGGCAGGTCGGAAGCACCGGGCGGCGGAGCGTAATGCCCCTTGCGCTGCAGCACGTCAGGGCGGTTGATGCCACTGGCCGCGACACGGATCAGCAGCTCGCCCACGCCCGGCACGGGCACGGGCCGCTCGCCCAGCCGCAGACCTTCCGGAGGACCGAAGTCGGCGATTTCGACAGCACGCATGGTACGGTTCATGGCGATCAGCTTGAATACAAGCAAAAAAGGCTTCCAGCGCCCGCAGGGCAAGCGCCGGAAGCTCTCATTTCAATAGCAATCAGCCGTTGTTGCGGTTGTTGCCGTCGTTGTCGCCGTTGCGGGCGGCGCCCGCATCGACGCCAGCGGCCGCAGCCGGAGCCGCCTGCTCGTGGCGGCCACCGTCACGACGCTCGCCGCGATCACCACCACGGTCGCCACGGTCACCGCGATCGGAACGCTCGCTGCGCTCAGGACGGCCACCGTATTCGCCGGCGGGGCGCTCGGTCAGGGCCTTCATGGACAGCTTGACGCGGCCCTTCTCGTCCGTCTCCAGCACCTTGACCTTGACGATCTGGCCTTCGGACAGGTAGTCGGTGACCTTCTCCACGCGCTCGTGGGCGATCTGGCTGATGTGCAGCAGGCCGTCCTTGCCGGGCAGCAGGTTGATCAGTGCGCCGAAGTCCAGGATCTTGACCACGGGGCCTTCGTAGATCTTGCCGATCTCGACTTCGGCCGTGATCTGCTCGATGCGCTGCTTCGCGACCTCGGCCTTCTCGGCATCGGTCGCGGCGATGGTGATCGTGCCGTCTTCCTCGATGTTGATCTGGCAGCCGGTCTCTTCGGTCAGCGCACGGATCACGGCGCCGCCCTTGCCGATCACGTCGCGGATCTTCTCGGGGTTGATCTTCATCGTGTACAGCTTGGGCGCGAAGCTGGACACCTCGGTCTTGGCTTCGCCCATGGCCTCCTGCATCTTGCCCAGGATGTGCATGCGCGCTTCCTTGGCCTGGGCCAGGGCGACCTGCATGATTTCCTTGGTGATGCCCTGGATCTTGATGTCCATCTGCAGGGCGGTGATGCCGTTGGTCGTGCCGGCCACCTTGAAGTCCATGTCGCCCAGGTGATCTTCGTCACCCAGGATGTCGGTCAGCACGGCGAAGCGGTTGTCTTCCTTGATCAGGCCCATGGCGATGCCGGCCACGTGGGCCTTCATCGGCACGCCGGCGTCCATCATCGACAGGCAGCCGCCGCAGACCGAAGCCATGGACGAAGAGCCGTTCGATTCGGTGATTTCCGACACCACGCGGATGGTGTAGGGGAATTCTTCCTTGGTCGGCAGCACGGCGACGAGCGCGCGCTTGGCCAGGCGGCCGTGGCCGATCTCGCGGCGCTTGGTGGAGCCCATGCGACCCACTTCGCCGGTGGCGAAGGGAGGCATGTTGTAGTGGAACATGAAGCGGTCTTCGAACTCGCCGGCCAGCGCGTCGATGCGCTGCGCGTCGCGCTCGGTGCCCAGCGTGGAGACCACCAGGGCCTGCGTCTCGCCGCGCGTGAACAGGGCGGAGCCGTGCGTGCGGGGCAGCACGGAGTTGCGGATCTCGATGGGACGCACGGTGCGCGTGTCGCGGCCGTCGATGCGGGGCTCGCCGGCCAGGATCTGGCTGCGGACGATCTTGGATTCGATGGCGAACAGCAGGTCGCTCACCTTGCCGGCGTCGAAGGCTTCGCCGCTGGCCTTGAGGGCTTCCATCACGCTGGCGTTGGCTTCGCGCAGGGCCTGCGTGCGGGCTTGCTTGCTGCGGATCTGGTAGACGGCGCGCAGCTTGTCTTCAGCCAGGCCCTTGACCTTGGCGACGAAGGCTTCGTCTTCGGCGGGCGCTTGCCAGTCCCACACGGGCTTGCCGGCGTCGCGCACCAGTTCATGGATGGCGTTGATGGCGATGTTGGCCTGCTCGTGGCCGAACACCACGCCACCCAGCATGATTTCTTCGCTGAGCTGCTGGGCTTCGGATTCGACCATCAGCACGGCGGCTTCGGTGCCGGCGACGACCAGGTCCATCTGCGAGTTCTTGCGGGCGGTCTGGCCGGGGTTCAGCACGTACTCGCCGTTGATGTAGCCCACGCGCGCAGCGCCAATGGGGCCGGCGAACGGGATACCGGAAATGGCCAGGGCAGCGCTCACGCCGATCATGGCGGCGATGTCGGCATCGACTTCAGGGTTGAGCGACACGGTGTGGACCACCACGTGCACTTCGTTCAGGAAGCCTTCGGGAAACAGCGGGCGGATCGGACGGTCGATCAGGCGGCTGGTCAGCGTTTCGTGTTCGCTGGGCTTGGCTTCGCGCTTGAAGAAGCTGCCCGGGATCTTGCCGGCGGCATAGGTCTTCTCGATGTAGTCCACCGTCAGGGGGAAGAAGTCTTGGCCGGGCTTGGCCGACTTGGAGGCCGCCACGGTGGCAAGGATGACGGTGCCGTCGATCTCGACCAGCACGGCGCCGTTGGCCTGGCGGGCGATTTCGCCGGTTTCCATGACGACGGTCTTGTCGCCCCATTGGAAGGACTTCGTGACTTTGTTGAAGATGGTCATGTTGACTCCTTTTGCTTCGGTTTTAATAGCTGACTCCGCAGAACCAGCAAGGGCCGGAGGCAATTCAGAACACGATGCCATTCCAGTGGACCTGGCGCCTCCCCGGTGGGGAACAGGGCCATTGGAATGACACAGCTTCGCTCTGCTTTTGCGACTCCGAAGTAAAAAACGCCTGAGCTAGCGTGCTAACCCAGGCGTTTCGGCATGCGAATGCGCTTACTTGCGCAGACCCAGCTTGGCGATCAGCGCCGTGTAACGGTCAGCGTCCTTGGCCTTCAGGTAGTCCAGCAGCTTGCGGCGGCGGCTCACCATGCGCAGCAAGCCGCGGCGACCGTGGTGGTCCTTGGCGTGTTGCTTGAAGTGGGGGGTCAGCTCGTTGATACGGGCCGTCAGCAGGGCCACTTGGACTTCCGGGCTACCGGTGTCGTTGGCTGCACGGGCGTTGGCCTTGACGACTTCGGCCTTGACGGTGGATGCGATCATTTGGTTTTTCCTTTGAATGCAGGGCCGGCGGATGCCACACGTGCGTGCGGCGCAGCCCCTGGTTTTACTTGCGCTGGCGGCTGGAACGGCCACCGGCGTGCGTCTTGCACCATGCAAAACCCCGCGATTATAGCCCGAGCCAGTTTTTGAGCCGGTTCACTCCCAGCACCAGGCGCTGCGGATCCTGGGACGCGAAGCACCAGCGCAGCCAGCCCTGGGCCTCGTCGCCGAAGGCGTTGCCGGGGGCCAGCCCGAGGCCGGCCTCGGCCACCAGGCGCTTGGCGACTTCCAGCGAATCCCCCTGCCCCGCCAGGCGGAAGAAGGCGTACATGCCGCCCTTGGCGGACGAGACATCCACCCCGGGAAGCGCCTGCAGCAGCGTCACCAGGGTGTCGCGGCAGGCGCGCATGTGGGCGACGACGCGGGGCGTGATCTCGGCCTCGTGCTGCAGGGCCGCAATGCCGGCCCGCTGGGTGAACACGCTGACGCAGGAGGTATTGAACTCCACCAGTTTGCCCATGTGCGGCGTCATCGAGGGCGGCATCACCAGCCAGCCCAGGCGCCAGCCGGTCATGAGGAAGCTCTTGGAGAAGCTGTGCGCAACGACCAGGCGGTCCCCGGGCGCGGCGATATCGAGGAAGCTCGGGGCGCAGTCCCGCGGGGTGGGCTCGTAGTAGAGCCGCTCATAGACCTCATCAGCCAGGATCCAGGTGCCCGTGCGCCGGCAGTGGTCCAGGATGGCGCGCTGCTCGGCGGCCGACAGCGTCCAGCCGGTGGGGTTGTTGGGGGCGTTGACGACCAGCAGCCGGGTCGAGGGGCCGATGGCGGCCAGCAGTTCGTCCAGGTCCAGCGCCCAGGCGCCATCGGACTGGGGCCGCAGGGCCACGCAGCGCAGGTGCGCACCCATCACCAGCGGCTGGGCCGTGAGGTTGGGCCAGACCGGGGTGACGGCCACGACCTCGTCGCCGGCGTCGATCAGCGCCTGCATGGCCAGCATGAGGGCGTTGACGCCGCCGGAGGTCACGGCCAGCCGGTCCACGCCCACGTCGCCGTGCAGGCGGCTCATATAGGCGCTGAGGTGCTCCCGCAGTTCGGACAGGCCTAGGTTGTGCGAATAAAAGGTCTCGCCGCGCTGCAGCGAAGCCGCGGCCGCCTCGCGGATGGCGGCGGGCGTGACCTCGTCGCTTTCGCCGAACCAGAACGGCAGCACGTCGCTGCGCCCCATGCCGGCGTTGGCCACCTCGCGAATCTTGGACTCTTGCAGGGAAATCAGGGCATTGCGCATGGAGCGTCACCAAAAGGGAGAGGAAACACGGAACAAGCGGGGTCCGCCACCCGCGCGACTGGCGCTCGCGGATGCGGCCGCCTATAGTGGGCCGGCAAAAATGGAGGGCACATCATGAACCATTCCCCAAGTCTGCGCCGCCTGCACTCCCGTCTGCCCGGTCTGGCGGCGCTGTGCGCCGCGCTGGCCTTCACGCTGGGGACGGCAGCCACGGCCCATGCAGCCGGCGGGCCATCTGCCACCACCGCGTCGCCGACCGCGGCGAAGAAGAAAACCAGCAAGGCGGTGCGGATCAAGAACAATCAGAACCACTCGGGCGAAACCACCGCCGAGCGGGACCGCCGCCTGTACCGCGAATGCAAGGGGCTGCCCAACGCGGGTGCCTGCCGCGGCTACACGCAGCGGTAAGCGGCGAGGGATCTGCCACCGGGAGGGTGGCGCCCCGCGCACGGGTGTCGGCCCTCCCGGCGGTCAGGCCACCGGCGAGACGACCCCGCGGCCGCTGAAGTGGCCCTCGGCGTTGGCCATGAAGCGGTCGACGCTGGCCTGCACGGCCTCCGGCGACCAGCCGGCCACGTGCGGGGTGATGAGCAGGTTGTCCAGCCCGATCAGTTCCTGCGGCGCAGCCGGCTCGCTTTCGTACACGTCCAGCCCCGCGGCGGCGATGCGGTGCTCGGCCAGCGCTGCGGCCAGGGCCGCCGTGTCCACCACGCTGCCGCGGGCGATGTTGACCAGGTAGCCCTGCGGGCCGAGCGCGTCGAGCACCTCGGCGTTGATGCGGTGGCGCGTGGCCGGCCCGCCGCGGCGTGGCGCAGACCAGCACGTCGCACCACGTGGCCAGCGCCTCCAGGCTGTCGAAATATTGGTGGTCCACGCCTTCGCGCGGATTGCGGTTGTGGTAGCCGATGGCCATGTCGAAGCCCGCCGCGCGGCGTGCGATCTTCTGGCCGATCGTCCCCAGGCCGAAGATGCCCAGCTTCTTGCCCGAGACATTGGGCGGCAGGCCGATGGCGTCGCGCCAGACGCCCTCGCGGCACAGGCGGTCCAGCGGGCGCAGGCCGCGCACGATGGCGATCAGCAGGCCGAAGGCGTGGTCGGCCACGCAGTCGTCGTTGGTGCCCGCGCCGTTGGCCACGACGATGCCGCGCGCGCGGGCGGCGTCCAGGGCGATGTTCTCGTAGCCGGCGCCCAGGGCGCAGACCAGTTCCAGCGCCGGCATCATGGCGATCTCCTGGGCCGTCAGCCCCGTGGAGCCGATGGTCAGCACCGCGCGGAAACGCTCGCCCTGGGTGGCGATGGCCGCCGTGCGTTCCGCCGCGGTGGAGGCATAGACCAGGTCATAAACGGCGGATATCTGCGCCTGGTGCAGAGGCGACACGCTGTGGAGGACGAGCAAGGGGATTTTGGGAGAGGTCACGGCGGAGTTTCTTGAGTGCTTCAAAAGATATAGCTACCTGCGCTTATCCATCAAGCGCTGGAGGCCAAAAACGGCACCAAACGCAAAAGGGGACCGAGGCGGCTGCACGGGCGCGGTGCGCACCCTGCATGGTAGCCAAGCACGGAACTTGCAGCGGCTTGCGCATCGGTAAATCCCCGGGGATCGCCGCAACGAACTTTTACGGTGCTGCAGAGTCTGTTCTTCCCATGAAACGCTGGCCCCTCTTCGCCTCCCTCTCCCTCGCCATGGCGGTCACGGCGGGTTGCTCCACCCTTGATGCCAAGCAGCGGGAGTGGATTTTCCAGCCCAGCGACCGGGCCTGGGGCGGTGCGCAGATGACGGACGGCATGGAAGACGTCTGGATCGGTTTCGACTCGAACATCACCCACAAGACCGAACAGTTGCACGGCCTGTGGATGCCTGCAGAGCGCGCCGACGCTCCCGTGCTGCTGTACCTGCACGGCGCGCGTTGGAATGTCAGCGGCTCGTCGCCGCGCATCCGGCGCATGCACGCCATGGGCTTTTCCGTGCTGGCGGTGGACTACCGCGGCTTCGGGCGCAGCAGCGCCGGCCTGCCCTCGGAGTCGACCGCGCTGGAGGATGCACGCGCCGCCTGGGACTGGCTGGCCACCAAGGCGCCCGGGCGCGACCGTTACATCTTCGGCCACTCGCTCGGCGGCGCGATCGCCATCGACCTGGCCACGCAGGTGCAGGACGAGCGCGGCACCATTGTGGAAGGCACGTTCACCAACATCCCCGAAGTGGTGAGCACCTTCAAGTGGGGCTGGCTGCCCATCTCGGCGCTGATCACCCAGCGGTTCGAGTCCGCCCGCAAGGTGCGCGACATCGGCTCGCCGTTGCTCGTGGTCCACGGCAGCGAGGACCGGCTGATCCTGCCCGCTCTGGGCCGCAAGCTGTACGAGGCGGCGCAGGAGCCCAAGCGCTTCGTGATGGTGGAAGGCGGCACGCACCACAACACCAACGACCTGGGCCAGGCCCAGTACCGCGAGGCGCTGGCCGACCTGTTCGGCCTTCCGGACGGGACGGAAGCCGGCCGTGCGCCATCGCCCGCCCCGGTGGCCCGGCCCTCGTCGCGCGCCACGGCCGGCCCGGCGGGCAGCGCGGCCTAATAACGCGCTTACGATTGCCCAGGCCAGCGCACCGGCCCGGGACCCACTGCCCGTCAGCGCACGGCGCGAGGCGCAGCCGGGGCAGCCACGGCGTCCGAGCGATCCCGCGCGGCCAGGATGCCGGGCAGGTTCCCGCCGATCCAGTCCGCCAGCGCCTGCACGTGCCCGCTCACCTCGCGGCCCATCGGCGTGAGGCTGTATTCCACATGGGGCGGCACCACCGCGTAGGCCTTGCGGGCGACGAAACCGTCCCGCTCCAGGGTCTGCAGCGTCTGGGCCAGCATGCGCTCGCTCACCCCGCCCACCGTGCGGCGCAGTTCGCTGAAGCGCAGCGTGCGGTCATGCAGCGCCACCAGGATCAGCACGCCCCAGCGGCTGGTGACGTGCTGCAGGATGTCGCGCGACGGGCAGTCC from Paracidovorax wautersii includes:
- a CDS encoding pyridoxal phosphate-dependent aminotransferase, translating into MRNALISLQESKIREVANAGMGRSDVLPFWFGESDEVTPAAIREAAAASLQRGETFYSHNLGLSELREHLSAYMSRLHGDVGVDRLAVTSGGVNALMLAMQALIDAGDEVVAVTPVWPNLTAQPLVMGAHLRCVALRPQSDGAWALDLDELLAAIGPSTRLLVVNAPNNPTGWTLSAAEQRAILDHCRRTGTWILADEVYERLYYEPTPRDCAPSFLDIAAPGDRLVVAHSFSKSFLMTGWRLGWLVMPPSMTPHMGKLVEFNTSCVSVFTQRAGIAALQHEAEITPRVVAHMRACRDTLVTLLQALPGVDVSSAKGGMYAFFRLAGQGDSLEVAKRLVAEAGLGLAPGNAFGDEAQGWLRWCFASQDPQRLVLGVNRLKNWLGL
- the rpsO gene encoding 30S ribosomal protein S15, translating into MIASTVKAEVVKANARAANDTGSPEVQVALLTARINELTPHFKQHAKDHHGRRGLLRMVSRRRKLLDYLKAKDADRYTALIAKLGLRK
- the tpiA gene encoding triose-phosphate isomerase — translated: MKKKLIAGNWKMNGGLAANEALLTALRDGLGQPACDVAVAVPAPYLAQVQALAAGTSIAVAAQDVSQHESGAFTGEVSATMLREFGVRYALVGHSERRQYHGETDDVVAAKAQRALAAGVAPIVCVGETLAEREAGETETVVKRQLAAVIHLNGHCISEIVVAYEPVWAIGTGRTATPEQAQLVHAVLRAQLAAASEKADRIPLLYGGSMNAANAAQLLAQPDIDGGLVGGASLKAADFLQIIAAAA
- the secG gene encoding preprotein translocase subunit SecG, coding for MNAVVNVILAVQMLTALAMIGLILIQHGKGADMGAAFGSGSSGSLFGASGSANFLSRTTAVLAAVFFVATLALAYFGNVRPASTGSVLEGPAAAVPAGAAPAASVPAPDVSSAVPPAPAQPASGAAQIPTK
- a CDS encoding helix-turn-helix domain-containing protein, coding for MRRGEMLTPDCPSRDILQHVTSRWGVLILVALHDRTLRFSELRRTVGGVSERMLAQTLQTLERDGFVARKAYAVVPPHVEYSLTPMGREVSGHVQALADWIGGNLPGILAARDRSDAVAAPAAPRAVR
- the pnp gene encoding polyribonucleotide nucleotidyltransferase, translating into MTIFNKVTKSFQWGDKTVVMETGEIARQANGAVLVEIDGTVILATVAASKSAKPGQDFFPLTVDYIEKTYAAGKIPGSFFKREAKPSEHETLTSRLIDRPIRPLFPEGFLNEVHVVVHTVSLNPEVDADIAAMIGVSAALAISGIPFAGPIGAARVGYINGEYVLNPGQTARKNSQMDLVVAGTEAAVLMVESEAQQLSEEIMLGGVVFGHEQANIAINAIHELVRDAGKPVWDWQAPAEDEAFVAKVKGLAEDKLRAVYQIRSKQARTQALREANASVMEALKASGEAFDAGKVSDLLFAIESKIVRSQILAGEPRIDGRDTRTVRPIEIRNSVLPRTHGSALFTRGETQALVVSTLGTERDAQRIDALAGEFEDRFMFHYNMPPFATGEVGRMGSTKRREIGHGRLAKRALVAVLPTKEEFPYTIRVVSEITESNGSSSMASVCGGCLSMMDAGVPMKAHVAGIAMGLIKEDNRFAVLTDILGDEDHLGDMDFKVAGTTNGITALQMDIKIQGITKEIMQVALAQAKEARMHILGKMQEAMGEAKTEVSSFAPKLYTMKINPEKIRDVIGKGGAVIRALTEETGCQINIEEDGTITIAATDAEKAEVAKQRIEQITAEVEIGKIYEGPVVKILDFGALINLLPGKDGLLHISQIAHERVEKVTDYLSEGQIVKVKVLETDEKGRVKLSMKALTERPAGEYGGRPERSERSDRGDRGDRGGDRGERRDGGRHEQAAPAAAAGVDAGAARNGDNDGNNRNNG
- a CDS encoding alpha/beta fold hydrolase, which encodes MKRWPLFASLSLAMAVTAGCSTLDAKQREWIFQPSDRAWGGAQMTDGMEDVWIGFDSNITHKTEQLHGLWMPAERADAPVLLYLHGARWNVSGSSPRIRRMHAMGFSVLAVDYRGFGRSSAGLPSESTALEDARAAWDWLATKAPGRDRYIFGHSLGGAIAIDLATQVQDERGTIVEGTFTNIPEVVSTFKWGWLPISALITQRFESARKVRDIGSPLLVVHGSEDRLILPALGRKLYEAAQEPKRFVMVEGGTHHNTNDLGQAQYREALADLFGLPDGTEAGRAPSPAPVARPSSRATAGPAGSAA
- a CDS encoding NAD(P)H-quinone oxidoreductase; the encoded protein is MNRTMRAVEIADFGPPEGLRLGERPVPVPGVGELLIRVAASGINRPDVLQRKGHYAPPPGASDLPGLEVSGVIESGDADAMAQAGLRVGDRVCALLAGGGYAEWCVAPVAQCLPVPAGLSDVEAASLPETFFTVWSNVFDRGRLQAGETLLVQGGSSGIGVTAIQLARARGATVIVTAGSDDKCAACLALGAHHAINYKTQDFVAEVQRITQRRGVDVVLDMVAGDYVARDVECLAEDGRLVIIAVQGGVKSDFNAGLVLRRRLVITGSTLRPRPVAFKGAIAQALREQVWPLLTSGAVRPVIHSTFPASEAAQAHTLMESNQHIGKIVLTWTA
- a CDS encoding NADH-quinone oxidoreductase subunit A; translation: MNLDQYLPVLLFILVGIGVGVVPLALGYFLGPNRPDAAKNSPYECGFEAFEDARMKFDVRYYLVAILFILFDLEIAFLFPWAVSLQEVGLAGFVAVVIFLAILVVGFAYEWKKGALDWE